The Montipora foliosa isolate CH-2021 unplaced genomic scaffold, ASM3666993v2 scaffold_433, whole genome shotgun sequence genome contains a region encoding:
- the LOC137988894 gene encoding uncharacterized protein has protein sequence MAERSAKRRDNRRFQKHRRNENFGQLEQNETANAPVTAADSTEFDLKPINLSSQVLTTAEENLLSKGPSFCPVPKDINWQKTHEDIEKFERRIRLASFFHNKEQKQDEELVEMNMPPVPSKGKWDPPKSVFPEVELIISEVRNDILNPKNSRKPKDNLSKEERHAMKNLKIDDRVIRIQDKGSRFVLLDQKEYAEKMSSQLDNTLHYAKLPEDPTQKHLKLVKDWSSKWRKEGQITDEIADWVTNTRPRPGTAFGNVKTHKVGNPLRLITCCCGTAIEKLSAFTEYYLKPLAESLPSFINDTTHLINKIDEVNQLGPFPTGTFLVSWDVVAMFPNIDSELGVTAVKNALDARSVKIPSTKCILEAVEICLKSNNCQFDNNNYVQQHGTAMEPKNACSYADLAMGVIDHKAKFEGTIKPMLWLRYRDDIFDLWTQGVEKLLEFTNYINSLYHTIKLELVYSESSLNVLDLTLLLQDGFISTDIYSKPTDNHLYLPYNSSHPDHCKKAIPYGVAIRIRRNCSTNASFVKRCSEYKSYLKQQNYNGNLVDKQFEKAMQLERSDVLKPKTKTKKKTFPLVVDYNPRLPNISLIIKKHFHLLESNQVVREIFPAKSVIPAYRRTKNLKDILAPSKFKRSRNHDEAENCGCFKCNKRCDLCCNYLLEAGDFSSFATGRSYQIKQNLGCNWTGIIYLASCNKCKVQYVGSTSNAFKVRFRKPQIRHEKKQKIVRACHSFQ, from the coding sequence ATGGCAGAAAGATCCGCCAAAAGAAGAGACAACCGAAGATTTCAAAAGCACAGACGCAACGAAAATTTTGGTCAATTGGAGCAAAACGAGACAGCCAACGCCCCTGTTACGGCAGCTGATTCCACCGAATTCGATTTAAAACCAATTAACCTGTCATCTCAAGTTCTGACTACCGCCGAAGAGAACCTGCTCTCCAAGGGACCATCCTTCTGCCCTGTCCCCAAAGATATAAATTGGCAGAAGACCCATGAAGATATTGAGAAATTTGAGAGGCGCATCCGTTTGGCTTCTTTCTTCCACAATAAAGAACAGAAACAAGATGAAGAACTGGTGGAAATGAACATGCCTCCTGTGCCCTCAAAGGGTAAGTGGGACCCACCAAAATCAGTTTTTCCTGAAGTGGAACTCATTATATCAGAAGTcagaaatgacattttaaaccctaagaactctcgtaaaccTAAGGACAATCTCAGTAAAGAGGAACGTCATgcaatgaaaaatttgaaaatagatGACAGGGTTATTAGGATTCAAGATAAAGGCTCTCGTTTTGTTTTATTAGACCAAAAAGAATacgcagaaaaaatgtccaGTCAATTAGATAACACGTTGCATTATGCTAAGCTGCCAGAAGATCCTACACAAAAGCATTTAAAATTAGTTAAAGATTGGAGTAGCAAGTGGCGCAAGGAAGGTCAAATAACAGATGAAATCGCTGATTGGGTTACCAACACTCGGCCGAGACCTGGAACAGCTTTTGGCAATGTCAAAACCCACAAAGTCGGTAACCCGCTCCGCCTTATTACTTGTTGTTGCGGAACAGCGATTGAAAAGTTATCTGCCTTTACTGAATATTATTTGAAACCTTTAGCAGAAAGTTTGCCTTCTTTTATCAACGATACTACGCATCTTATCAATAAGATTGATGAAGTTAATCAATTAGGGCCTTTTCCAACCGGTACTTTCTTAGTTTCATGGGATGTTGTTGCAATGTTTCCCAATATTGACAGCGAATTGGGGGTTACTGCAGTTAAAAATGCATTAGATGCAAGATCTGTCAAAATACCATCCACAAAATGCATTTTAGAGGCTgtggaaatttgtttgaaatccAACAATTGCCAATTTGATAACAATAACTATGTTCAACAGCACGGAACCGCGATGGAGCCCAAGAATGCGTGCTCTTATGCAGACTTGGCTATGGGCGTAATTGATCACAAAGCGAAATTTGAGGGTACAATTAAGCCAATGCTTTGGTTGAGATATAGGGATGATATTTTTGATCTATGGACACAGGGTGTTGAGAAACTCCTTGAATTTACCAACTATATTAATTCACTATATCATACCATCAAATTGGAATTGGTTTATTCTGAAAGCAGCCTCAATGTTTTGGACCTTACTCTCCTTTTACAAGATGGCTTTATTTCAACAGATATTTATTCCAAGCCCACTGATAATCATTTGTATTTGCCCTACAATAGCTCACACCCAGATCATTGTAAGAAAGCTATCCCTTATGGAGTAGCCATTAGAATTAGGCGTAACTGTTCCACCAATGCCTCTTTTGTGAAGCGCTGTAGTGAATACAAAAGCTACCTcaaacaacaaaattacaaTGGAAATCTGGTGGACAAACAGTTTGAGAAGGCCATGCAATTGGAGAGATCAGATGTtctcaagccaaaaacaaaaactaagaaaaaaacctttcccTTAGTGGTCGATTACAATCCGAGGCTACCTAATATTTCGTTGatcattaaaaaacattttcacttgCTCGAATCCAACCAAGTAGTAAGGgaaatttttcctgccaaatccGTCATTCCAGCATACCGTagaacaaagaatttgaaggaCATTCTTGCACCatccaaattcaaaagaagtcGAAACCATGACGAGGCTGAAAATTGCGGATGttttaaatgcaacaaaagatgtgatctctgttgtaatTATTTGTTGGAAGCGGGTgatttttcaagttttgcaacTGGCCGGTCgtatcaaatcaaacaaaaccttGGATGCAATTGGACTGGAATTATTTACTTAGCCTCCTGCAACAAATGCAAAGTGCAGTATGTTGGTTCGACTTCCAATGCATTTAAAGTCAGGTTCAGGAAACCACAAATCcgacatgaaaagaaacaaaaaatcgtgcgagcttgccattcatttcaataa
- the LOC137988895 gene encoding uncharacterized protein produces MPPVPSKGKWDPPKSVFPEVELIISEVRNDILNPKNSRKPKDNLSKEERHAMKNLKIDDRVIRIQDKGSRFVLLDQKEYAEKMSSQLDNTLHYAKLPEDPTQKHLKLVKDWSSKWRKEGQITDEIADWVTNTRPRPGTAFGNVKTHKVGNPLRLITCCCGTAIEKLSAFTEYYLKPLAESLPSFINDTTHLINKIDEVNQLGPFPTGTLLVSWGVVAMFPNIDNELGVTAVKNALDARSVKIPSTECILEAVEICLESNNCQFDNNNYVQQHGTAMEPKNAFSYADLAMGVIDHKAKFEGTIKPMLWLRYRDDIFDLWTQGVEKLLEFTNYINSLYHTIKLELVYSESSLNVLDLTLLLQDGFISTDIYS; encoded by the coding sequence ATGCCTCCTGTGCCCTCAAAGGGTAAGTGGGACCCACCAAAATCAGTTTTTCCTGAAGTGGAACTCATTATATCAGAAGTcagaaatgacattttaaaccctaagaactctcgtaaaccTAAGGACAATCTCAGTAAAGAGGAACGTCATgcaatgaaaaatttgaaaatagatGACAGGGTTATTAGGATTCAAGATAAAGGCTCTCGTTTTGTTTTATTAGACCAAAAAGAATacgcagaaaaaatgtccaGTCAATTAGATAACACGTTGCATTATGCTAAGCTGCCAGAAGATCCTACACAAAAGCATTTAAAATTAGTTAAAGATTGGAGTAGCAAGTGGCGCAAGGAAGGTCAAATAACAGATGAAATCGCTGATTGGGTTACCAACACTCGGCCGAGACCTGGAACAGCTTTTGGCAATGTCAAAACCCACAAAGTCGGTAACCCGCTCCGCCTTATTACTTGTTGTTGCGGAACAGCGATTGAAAAGTTATCTGCCTTTACTGAATATTATTTGAAACCTTTAGCAGAAAGTTTGCCTTCTTTTATCAACGATACTACGCATCTTATCAATAAGATTGATGAAGTTAATCAATTAGGGCCTTTTCCAACCGGTACTTTGTTAGTTTCATGGGGTGTTGTTGCAATGTTTCCCAATATTGACAACGAATTGGGGGTTACTGCAGTTAAAAATGCATTAGATGCAAGATCTGTCAAAATACCATCCACAGAATGCATTTTAGAGGCTGTGGAAATTTGTTTGGAGTCCAACAATTGCCAATTTGATAACAATAACTATGTTCAACAGCACGGAACCGCGATGGAGCCCAAGAATGCGTTCTCTTATGCAGACTTGGCTATGGGCGTAATTGATCACAAAGCGAAATTTGAGGGTACAATTAAGCCAATGCTTTGGTTGAGATATAGGGATGATATTTTTGATCTATGGACACAGGGTGTTGAGAAACTCCTTGAATTTACCAACTATATTAATTCACTATATCATACCATCAAATTGGAATTGGTTTATTCTGAAAGCAGCCTCAATGTTTTGGACCTTACTCTCCTTTTACAAGATGGCTTTATTTCAACAGATATTTATTCCTAG